In Shimia isoporae, a single window of DNA contains:
- a CDS encoding beta-ketoacyl-[acyl-carrier-protein] synthase family protein, with amino-acid sequence MHRVVVTGMGAVSACGLGAKALIEATQSGNSGVKSISFEDLDVQRVKTAGRLSEADLATVEDATANRMRDPVANYALMAAREAVAQAGLGEADFGDACGVSIGSGFGGAQTLNRNYVKFAVEGSMRLDPMSVPKIMNNAAASWVSMEFGATGPALCLATACSSASQSIGMGWQMVALGQVDRCLAGGSEACLESGVFRVWELLRVMTADLNRPFSKDRNGMILGEGAGVLVLESLESAQARGAEIVCELVGYGSNSDAADLLRPDPKRAVSCMRQALKAANLEPQDVGYVNAHGTGTVANDVNEVAALREVFGEDLGAVKVSSTKPIHGHALGAAGALELIASIGALQAQHAPPTINFSEVDPKIGLEPVANRRQKIETSAVMSNSLAFGGINATLIAKAHA; translated from the coding sequence ATGCACCGCGTCGTCGTCACGGGCATGGGCGCTGTGTCCGCCTGCGGGCTGGGAGCAAAGGCGCTCATAGAGGCCACGCAATCCGGAAATTCCGGCGTGAAATCAATATCTTTCGAAGATCTCGACGTGCAGCGGGTGAAGACCGCCGGCCGCCTGTCCGAGGCTGATCTGGCTACCGTGGAAGATGCAACGGCAAACCGGATGCGTGATCCTGTGGCGAATTATGCGTTGATGGCGGCGCGCGAAGCAGTGGCGCAGGCTGGACTTGGCGAAGCTGACTTTGGCGACGCTTGTGGCGTGTCCATCGGTTCGGGTTTCGGCGGTGCGCAGACCCTGAACCGCAATTATGTGAAATTTGCCGTCGAAGGCAGCATGCGGCTTGATCCCATGTCGGTCCCCAAGATCATGAACAACGCCGCGGCAAGCTGGGTTTCTATGGAGTTTGGTGCGACGGGACCGGCGCTGTGTCTCGCGACGGCCTGCTCGTCGGCAAGCCAATCCATTGGAATGGGTTGGCAAATGGTTGCTTTGGGGCAGGTTGATCGCTGCCTCGCCGGCGGTTCAGAAGCATGCCTTGAAAGCGGGGTCTTTCGGGTTTGGGAACTTCTTCGCGTCATGACAGCGGACCTTAATCGCCCCTTCAGCAAAGATCGAAATGGAATGATTTTGGGCGAAGGCGCTGGCGTTCTTGTGCTGGAAAGCCTTGAAAGCGCGCAGGCGCGAGGCGCGGAAATTGTTTGTGAGTTGGTGGGGTATGGCAGCAATTCTGATGCCGCCGATCTATTGCGACCAGATCCCAAACGTGCGGTGTCGTGTATGCGCCAAGCGTTGAAAGCCGCTAATCTTGAGCCGCAGGACGTTGGTTATGTCAATGCGCATGGCACCGGTACTGTCGCCAATGACGTGAACGAAGTCGCGGCGTTACGCGAAGTCTTTGGTGAGGACTTGGGCGCCGTGAAAGTGTCTTCGACGAAACCAATTCATGGGCACGCTTTAGGGGCAGCTGGCGCTTTGGAATTGATCGCTTCGATAGGTGCGCTCCAGGCACAACACGCGCCTCCCACGATCAATTTTTCCGAGGTCGATCCTAAAATTGGACTTGAGCCCGTAGCGAACCGAAGACAGAAAATCGAGACCTCCGCAGTAATGTCGAACTCGCTTGCGTTTGGCGGGATCAACGCGACCCTGATCGCAAAAGCCCATGCCTGA
- a CDS encoding MaoC family dehydratase encodes MPDVSLQEAFTDVPKTSAKALSEFHSLVAGAIGVRARSNTVTQSALMLGAPELASVRDRMQPPSGLSTVHETQRFWREYDGDMNVDRLSVSCDLATASARFQFGCFQGEALTGEIETRLRFVAPQQVAALKGAVFAPRMVGEAAIDTKTHRISSELVQAYVRLAHDDNPIHTDQAAARAAGLSSTVVPGMLLCALVEAAFSNYSNQSLGELKTRFMAGVPVGEAVRLVIAPRGSSNAPWSKARAFCVTRSGTIAAISDLNA; translated from the coding sequence ATGCCTGACGTTTCGCTTCAAGAGGCATTTACAGACGTTCCGAAAACTTCTGCCAAGGCGCTTTCCGAATTTCATAGCTTGGTCGCGGGCGCAATCGGTGTGCGAGCCCGCTCCAATACGGTAACCCAGTCTGCGCTCATGTTGGGCGCGCCAGAATTGGCGTCGGTACGGGACAGGATGCAGCCGCCCAGTGGTTTGAGTACCGTTCATGAGACACAACGTTTCTGGCGCGAGTACGATGGCGACATGAATGTCGATAGGCTGTCGGTGTCTTGCGATTTGGCCACAGCATCCGCACGCTTCCAGTTCGGTTGCTTTCAAGGCGAGGCGTTGACAGGGGAAATCGAAACGCGGCTCAGGTTTGTTGCACCTCAGCAGGTCGCGGCTCTCAAAGGAGCGGTTTTTGCCCCGCGCATGGTTGGCGAGGCCGCGATTGATACGAAAACACATCGGATTTCTTCCGAATTGGTTCAGGCCTACGTGCGTCTTGCGCACGACGATAACCCTATCCACACGGACCAAGCCGCCGCCCGCGCTGCCGGACTTTCAAGCACTGTGGTTCCGGGAATGTTGTTGTGCGCCCTGGTCGAGGCCGCTTTTTCAAACTACTCCAACCAGTCGCTGGGAGAGCTGAAAACAAGGTTTATGGCTGGGGTGCCAGTCGGAGAAGCCGTAAGATTGGTTATTGCACCGCGTGGATCATCGAATGCACCGTGGTCAAAGGCCCGCGCATTTTGCGTGACCCGGTCCGGGACGATCGCAGCAATTTCGGACCTTAACGCCTAG
- a CDS encoding DUF3307 domain-containing protein, which translates to MDDLNMVLLLIAALQIKHLFADFFLQNAKMIMGREKYWHMGRAQHAGIHAVFSIGVLAVFGTPLGALSAIVIAEFVIHFHIDWLKARYSVNRNLQPDQPLYWYAMGTDQAAHQLTYLVMVWVWLCL; encoded by the coding sequence ATGGACGACCTGAATATGGTCTTGTTGCTGATCGCAGCGCTGCAAATCAAACATCTGTTTGCAGACTTCTTTCTGCAAAATGCCAAGATGATCATGGGCCGCGAGAAATACTGGCACATGGGGCGTGCCCAGCATGCTGGAATTCACGCTGTATTCTCGATTGGAGTGCTCGCAGTTTTTGGCACGCCACTTGGAGCGCTTTCCGCAATTGTGATCGCGGAGTTTGTCATCCACTTCCACATAGATTGGCTGAAAGCGCGCTATTCCGTGAATAGGAATCTGCAGCCCGACCAGCCGCTTTATTGGTATGCAATGGGAACAGATCAGGCCGCACACCAGCTCACTTATCTTGTGATGGTTTGGGTCTGGCTCTGCCTCTAG
- a CDS encoding rhodanese-like domain-containing protein, translating to MPTTAADLLAAAHAVVPKISTADAQAKIAGGALLLDVRDAPELQANGRAEGSHHIPRGMLEFRADPATQFHDPELRMDRPVILHCASGGRAALAGKLLKDMGYQEVHNLGGFKDWVEGGGAVIEPVDPGM from the coding sequence ATGCCGACGACTGCCGCCGACCTTCTTGCCGCTGCACATGCGGTTGTACCCAAAATCTCAACAGCTGATGCTCAGGCCAAGATTGCCGGCGGTGCGCTTCTTCTGGATGTGCGCGATGCGCCGGAGCTGCAGGCCAACGGTCGTGCCGAGGGCAGCCATCACATCCCGCGGGGCATGCTGGAGTTTCGCGCTGATCCGGCAACGCAGTTCCATGATCCGGAATTGCGCATGGATCGTCCCGTGATCCTGCATTGCGCCTCAGGAGGGCGGGCTGCGCTGGCAGGTAAACTTCTGAAGGACATGGGCTATCAGGAAGTGCACAACCTCGGCGGCTTCAAGGATTGGGTCGAAGGTGGCGGAGCTGTGATCGAGCCGGTTGACCCGGGCATGTGA
- a CDS encoding phosphopantetheine-binding protein, producing MSTDRETLTKELMEMVAQEGMVDIADITPDRRLEDLDIQSADFVMILMAIEEKWGAYISVDNELTDVETVQDLLNLAISKIEEHQAA from the coding sequence ATGAGCACCGATCGCGAGACCTTGACCAAGGAACTGATGGAGATGGTCGCGCAGGAAGGCATGGTTGATATTGCAGATATCACCCCAGACAGGCGGCTCGAAGATCTCGACATTCAATCCGCTGATTTTGTGATGATCCTGATGGCGATAGAGGAAAAATGGGGCGCCTACATCTCGGTCGATAACGAACTGACCGACGTAGAAACTGTTCAGGATTTGCTCAACCTCGCGATCTCCAAGATCGAAGAGCATCAGGCTGCCTGA